The genomic segment CGATTTCAACGCCTTTTTTTATACGAATACGCCCTTCATATTTCTTCTGCATTTCTATCAATTTGCTTGCGTACTCCTTTTTATCAAAGTCGAAAACGATTGTATCATCGGGATATTCATAGTCGATATGTTCTGTAAAACAAATTTCAGTCAATCCTTTTTGAATCGCTCCCTTAATCATATCTTCCATTGGAACTGGGCAGTCTGCTGAGAACGAACTGTGCATGTGATAATCGAACATTAATAATCATTCCTCCTGTTGACATTTCGTTGGTATACCTTTATAGTACTAAATAACTTTAGTCTAGTAAAGTAGTGAAGTAAGGGGTGTTGGAAATGGTTAGAAACGAAGTGTATCCTGAACGAATGTTAAGTGATAGTGAAAAGTTTGAAAGAATCATTAAGACGATCAATAAGCGCTTTACCACATATGGCTATAAACGCATTAAAACATCGGCTTTTGAACAATATGATTTATATTCTAAAGTAAAAAGCTCAATCAACCAAAATGAAATGATTAAAGTAATCGATCATACAGGGCAAGTATTAGTATTACGACCCGATGTCACGATTCCAATCACAAGAGAACTGGTACAAAATTTCCCGGACCTTTCAAGTGAACTTAGATATTTTTATGTACAAGAGGTGTTCCGTCAGCCATTTGATAAAAATGACAGTATCGAACGCACACAAGCAGGCATTGAATATTTTTGCGATAGTTCACCTGAAGCGGATGCAGAAGTAATTGCACTAGCGTGTCACTTAATGAAAGATTTAGGATTTAATGATATTAAAATAGAATTAGGGCACGCTGGATTTTTCAATGAGCTTGTCCAGAATTTACCACTTACTTCACTTCAAATTGATCAATTGAAGTCATTGATACAAGCGAAAAACGTTGTAGAAATTGGACCTTTTCTTCAGAACCTAAACATTGACGATGATGTGAGAGAAGTAATCGAACGGATCCCGTTTTTATACGGTAACCCAGTTGATGTGAGTGAACGGACAACAGGGATCGCCTTAACGGAAAAAATGCAGGACACGCTCGATTACTTAATGGATGTTTACAGTATATTGAAAATGTACGGATTAGAACAGTATATTGTCATGGATTTGGGATTGATTAATCATATGGGTTATTATTCAGGGGTTATTTTCCAAGGATATGTCGAAAGATTTGGGAAACCTGTTTTAATGGGCGGGCGCTACGATGAGTTAGGAAACGAGTTTGGTGCTAGACTTCCAGCGATTGGGTTTGCATGTGAAATTGAATCGTTAGTTAAAGCGACAGATAGCAGGGAAGTTACATCCCGCTTTCCAATCGATGTAAAAATAACATATGCAGATAGCCAATTGGAACAAGCCATTGCCATCTCCAATGAATTACGGGAACGAAATTATAGTGTGCTGTCATTTTCAGAGCATAAGGAACAGGCAGATCCACGACAGAGTGTTTACTCGATACGTTTGGAGAAAGAAAATAATTCATTTCTATATAAAGATAAAGTTACACCATTTCCGGACTTAAAGGCTTTACTGGAATTACTCGTAGGGGGATTGAATTGAAATGACACATCTTACAATCGCCATGGCGAAGGGGCGTACTGCTGATAAAGCGTTAGCGTTTTTTGAAAAAGCAGGCATCCGTTTTTCAGAATATCATGATAAAAGCAGGAAGCTTGTTATCTATGATGATGAAAATAAAGTGAAACTCATTTTCGTGAAAGCAGTTGATGTTCCAACCTATGTCGAAAAAGGAGCAGCAGATATCGGAATTGTTGGTAAAGATACGATTATGGAAGATCCAGTTGATGTCTATGAACTGTTGGATCTTGGAATTGGAAAATGTCAGCTGGTTGTTGCCGGATTTCCGGATAAACAATTTCCGAGTAGTACGTTGCTGACAGTTGCTTCAAAGTATCCAGCAGTGACAAAAGCCTATTTTGACAGCAAAGGCATTCGTATTGAGACCATCAAGTTGAATGGCTCTATCGAACTGGCTCCGCTTATTGGTATGGCAGATGTCATCGTTGATATTGTTGAATCGGGCAAGACACTAAAAGAAAATGGATTAGTCGTCTTGGAGGAAATTGCAGATGTCAGTGCACGATTGATTGTTAATAAAGCAAGTTATGCGACAAGAACCAGTCAAATCCAGCAAGTCATTTCGGACTTAAAAGCTGCATTGGAGTGATAATTTATGCGAATTGTAACGTTGGAACAATATACAGAAGAGAAAGAGCAGCAAACGGCAGTACAAACAACTAATTTCGAATTTGACCGAACTGTGCTTGGAATTATCGAAACAGTCCGTGAAGATGGGGACCAGGCATTAAGAAACCTTACCGAACAGTTTGACGGCGTGTGGCTAGATAACTTGATTGTGACGCCTGAGGAGTTTGCGGAGGCGCAGACGTTGATTACAGGGCAATTCCTAAGTGCTCTTAGAAAAGCAAAGCAAAATATTACTACGTTCCATGAAGTTCAAAAAGAGCAGTCTTGGTTTATTAATCAAGAACAAGGAATTGTTCTTGGTCAGAAAGTGACGCCTTTAGACAGTGTCGGTATATACGTACCTGGCGGAAAAGCGGCTTATCCATCGACTGTTCTCATGAATGCTATTCCGGCAAAAATTGCGGGAGTCGGAAGGATTGCAATGGTGACACCACCTCAAGCGGATGGCAAAGTGAATCCACATGTGCTCGTAGCAGCGCAAGAAGCCGGTGTCGATATCGTCTATAAAATTGGTGGTGCTCAAGCGATTGCAGCATTGGCGTATGGGACGGAAACAGTAAAAAAAGTAGTGAAAATCACGGGGCCTGGAAATGCATTTGTTGCGCGGGCGAAAAAATGGGTATTTGGTGACGTAGCCATCGATATGATTGCAGGACCGAGTGAGATTTGCGTTGTTGCAGACAATAGCGCTGTCCCAGAGTTCGTCGCTGCTGATCTATTATCACAAGCGGAGCATGATGAACGGGCAACAGCTGTATGCGTAACGACGAGTCAATCATTTGCTGAAGCACTTCAAAAAGAAGTGATAAAGCAAACTGAACAAGCAGATCGTAAGGGAATTATTGAAGTTTCAATCGCTGATAATGGGCGCATTATCTTGGTTGAATCGTTGGAGGAAGCATACGACTTTGTTAATAAATTGGCGCCGGAACATTTACAGCTTATGGTGGAAAATCCGATGGAGCAATTACCGTTCATTCACAATGCAGGAGCAATCTTCTTAGGAAACTATTCACCGGAGGCATTGGGCGATTATATGGCAGGTCCGAATCATACATTGCCAACGAGCGGGACATCGGCATTTTCATCGCCGTTAGGTGTCTATGACTTTATGAAAAAATCGAGCATTATTCAGTATACGGAGCAAGCATTGCAAGAAGTAGCCGAAGACATTATCACAATTGCGAATGCGGAAGGCTTAACGGCCCATGCAAATTCAATTCAAGTAAGGAAGGCGGATTTGAATGCGGAGTAAATCGATTTCAAGACAGACAGCGGAAACAAAGATTAACTTAGACTTTGCGATTGATGGAAGTGGAACAACAACTATTAAAACAGGAGTGGGCTTTCTCGATCATATGCTGACATTGTTCACAAATCACGGTCGATTCGATTTGACTGTTGATTGTGATGGCGATATCGAAGTAGACCAGCATCACTCCGTCGAAGATATCGGAATTGTATTGGGACAAGCGTTCTATGAAAGTATCGGATCAAAGGAAGGCATCGAGCGTTATGCGACAGTGTCAACACCTATGGATGAAGCATTATCAACAGTTTCTATCGATATAAGCGGGCGTCCATTTTTTGTTTATAACGTTGAGGGATTGAAAGATAAAGTAGGGGAATTCGACACTGAGCTTGTTGAGGAGTTTTTCCAAGCATTCACAAGCCATGCCAAAGTAACATTGCATATCAATTTGCAGTACGGGAAAAACAGTCACCATATTATCGAATCAATTTTCAAAGGATTCGGACGTGCATTGCGCGTAGCAAGTGCGATTAATCCAGATGTAAAAGGAGTTCCATCTACGAAGGGAATGCTATAAGAATATTACCTTTACACACTTGGTAATTTTGTTTTGTGTGCAGGTACTGCTCGAATTCGTAATTTACTAAGCGAAGGCGCATTACAAGGGGTAGCCGAAGCCATAAGACTGGCGGCGAAGCTGCTCGGCTTATGGCGGGAGGCATCCCCAAGCGCCGTAGCGGATTCAATAGAATTCTATATATAAGGGGGAACACCGATGATTTTATTTCCAGCAATTGATATACGTGATGGTAAATGTGTTCGGCTAATTCAAGGTGATTATGACCAAGAAATTATCTATAATGACTCACCAACAGCGATGGCTCTGGAGTGGGAAAAGCAAGGTGCTGACTACATTCACGTCGTCGATTTAGATGGGGCGAAAACAGGTAATTCATTAAATCGCGAAGCCATTCAAGCGATTGCTAAAAACGTATCGATACCAGTTCAAGTAGGTGGCGGAATTCGGACGATGGAGATCATTGACGCACATATTGCATCCGGCGTTAGTCGCGTGATCATCGGAACGGCAGCGATTCAAGATAAACCATTTTTAAAGCAAGCCGTAGAAAAATACGGTGATAAAATTGCAGTTTCCATCGATGCAAGAAAAGGATTCGTTGCAACGGATGGCTGGACGGAAACAAGTGATGTATTAGCAGTTGACTTGTTAATAGAACTAGAAGTAATCGGTGTGAAAACAGTCATTTATACAGATATTTTGAAAGACGGAATGATGCAAGGACCTAATTTTAACGAACTGGAAATGATGGACAATGCGTCTTCCATCGACATTGTGGCTTCAGGCGGCGTCTCCACGGAAGAGGATATCATTCAGTTACGGAAACTAGATTTATATGGAGCAATTATTGGTAAAGCATTGTATGAAGGTAAAATATCTTTAGAAAAAATATTAGGGGGACAACGAGGATGACAAGCAACCGGATAATACCATGCCTAGATTTTGATAACGGGAAAGTCGTAAAAGGGAAAAAGTTTTTAGAAGTTAAAGAAGTTGCAGATCCACTGACATTGGCTAAGAAATATGTAGCTGACGGTGCAGATGAACTTGTGTTTTACGACATTGCTGCTTCGACAAATAATCGTGCCATGTTCCTTGACCTTATTGCAGAAATTGCGAAAGAAGTACCCGTACCATTTATTGTCGGTGGGGGTATACGGACTGTCGAAGATATTCAGAAGGTGTTTGATGCTGGCGGGGACAAAGTATCCATCAACAGTGCAGCGCTCAGCAATCCATCTTTAATTGAAGAAGCGTCAAAGAGATTCGGTTCTGAACGCATTATCCTGTCGATGGATGTCAATGAAGTGGGCCCTTCTAAGTGGTCGGTATTCTCTAATGGAGGCATGAAAGATACTGGTATGGATGCTATCGAGTGGGCGATTCAAGGCGAAAAACTGGGTGCTGGTGAACTTGTTGTTAATAGTATCGGGGAAGATGGCGTGAAAGACGGCTATAACCTCGAATTGACGCGGGCGATTGCGGAAGCGGTCAACATTCCTGTTATTGCGAGCGGCGGAGCAGGGAAACCTGAACACTTCCATACTGTCTTAACTGAAGGGAAAGCTGACGCTGCGCTTGCTGCATCCGTATTCCATTTCGAAGACATTAATATCGGCGAATTAAAAACATATCTAGCTGAAAAAAATACACCTGTTGGGAATGACTAACCATGACAATAGAAATTGACACATTATCATTTGACGAAAATGGATTGATACCAGCAATTGTTCAAGATGACCGGACAGGGAATGTACTGATGCTTGCTTATATGAATAAAGAATCGTTGCAGAAGACGATTGATACGAAGGAGACTTGGTTTTTCAGCAGATCAAGAAAAGAGCTGTGGAATAAAGGAGCAACATCCGGCAATCGGCAAATTGTGAAGAACTTGTCACTGGACTGCGATGGTGATTCAATTTTAGTACAAGTTACACCACTGGGTCCAGCCTGTCATACGGGAGAAGTGACTTGTTTCCACAAGCAAGTTTTCGATGAGGTAGTACAGACTCGCTCAATCGTTCATGAGATCACGGATGAAATAAAAAATCGACGTGCCAATCCAGTAGAAGGATCATACACAACGTATCTGTTCCGCGAAGGTTTGGATAAGATTTTGAAAAAAGTTGGAGAAGAAACAACTGAAGTTGTCATCGGTGCAAAAAACCGTGATAAAGCTGAAGTAACGAGCGAACTTGCAGATTTGACGTATCACACACTTGTATTGATGGAAGAGTTAGGTGTTAGTGTTGAGGATGTCAAAAACGAATTGCGGAAAAGACGACCTAAAAGTGAAGTGCTGAGAGATGAGTAAATTTTGGAGCTCTATGGTGAAACGGACCGAGCCGTATGTTCCGGGGGAGCAAATTGAACAAAAGGACATCGTGAAACTGAATACCAATGAAAATCCGTATCCTCCAAGTCCCAAAGTGATAGCTGCAATCCAGCAAGAGATGGGGCGCAACCTTCAGTTGTATCCATCTCCTACAGCGACTGAGCTACGAGAAACAATCGGACTGCAATATGGACTTACTGCTGAAGAAGTATTTGTCGGCAATGGTTCGGATGAAGTTCTGGCATTTTCCTTCATGGCGTTTTTTGAGCCTGGCAAACCAATCCGGTTTCCTGATGTAACATATAGCTTTTATCCGGTCTATGCAAAGTTATTCGATATTCCTTATGAGGAAGTTCCGTTGAATAAAGATTTTACATTGCCTGTGGATAACTACTTTCAGTCTGAAGGCGGCGTAATTTTGCCAAATCCAAATGCGCCGACTAGCATTTATGCTGAACTTGAGCACATTGATGAGATTGTCAAAAATAACCCTGACCAAGTCGTCATCATCGACGAGGCATATATCGATTTTGCATCGAAATCAGCGACTGAACTCATTCGGAAATACGACAATGTCCTTGTCGTCCAGACGACATCTAAATCACGTTCACTCGCCGGTTTGCGCGTTGGCTTTGCGATGGGAGCTCCTTCATTAATTGCTGCATTGATTCGCATTAAAGACTCATTCAATTCTTATACGCTGGACCGTCTTGCGCTAGTGGGAGCAAAAGCTGCATTTGAGGATGAAGACTATTTTGAGAAGACGACTCAGAAAATCATTGCAACACGGGAAAAGATGAACGAGACGTTGCAACAGCTCAATTTCAACGTGCTACCTTCACAAGCAAATTTTGTTTTCACCTCACATCAGACTGTTCCAGCAGAGTTTCTCTACAATGAATTAAAAAAAGAAGGCGTGTTAGTTAGGTATTTTAACAAGCCTGGAATCGACAACTATTTGCGTATTACAGTTGGTACAGATAAACAGGTGGAGCGATTAGTTGAAAAATTGACTGACATTTTGAATTTGTAATGTACTGTTAGATTCTAAGATGAAATGACTTAATGAAAAGTGCATCGAAACTGATATACTTGTGTAAACAGGGGAGGTTATCGACATGGGATCTAAATATATTGATCTTGCACTTATATTATTCATGAGTTATTTCGCAATTACTCGATTTGCGGATGGTCAAATTGGCTTTGGAATCTTTTTCACAGTACTTAGCTTATTGAATATTTTAACGCTTGTCATGAAAATAAATAAGGACAAAGCCGCAAAGAATGCAGTGCGATGAAGTTTAAATAAGTAGTGACCACAAACTAGGCATCCTCCAGGAAATATGGAGGATGCCTAGTTTTATTTATTAACGTATGACAAAGAAAAATGAATGAACCCTTGCTATTTGAATTCAGTAGGTCATAGAACGAAATAAGATATTGAAGGTGATGAAAACCATGGGAAGTAAAAATGTGACTAAAATAATAGCAATGAAGGAATTTAAATATAATAAATAAAACATTTATAATTGTAATAAGAATTATATATGGCTTATTTATGCAATAGAATCTATTGCTTATATTATTTAGTTTAAAAGACCTATGATGAATTTTTGAAAAAATAATGTCTTAAATTAAACAAGGAATTTTGAGATAGGCAGAGTGAAAAGCCATTAGAATACAGTTATGACATAATACAGATTAACTAACTACCTATTCGGACTATACAAAATAATGATACTTTAATACAATGCATAGCATTGTTAAAACTTACTATGTATGATAATAGGAGTTATTAACTGTTATTTTTCTGTGGATAATTATAGGTCATTGGGATTAATTATTTTTCAAAATCAATACTATAGGCTCTATTGGGAGATAATAATATCGGTACGAACAAAAATTCTGCTGTAAAAATATAGTAGAAAAAAACAAGAAGAAGGAGAATAAAATGATTATACTTGATAAGCCTTATGTATCAACATTACTTTCATCAACTTTACAGCAATTAGGTACTCCGGTTTTAAAAATAGGAGATGTGCAGATTCCGGAGGAAGAAAAACTTGATTTACTTGAAGAGACATTGTTCTTTGAACAACTTGAGAAGTCTTCTGCTCCTCTTTTATTTAATTCAGAAAACGGTTTGGCTATGTTAATGAATTACTTACCTGAGAGTAAATTTGCCGAATGGACATCACTATTCAAAAACAAAGCGGAATTTAGGAGGAGAATGACAAAAATTTATCCTTCATTTTATTTCCGTGAAGTATCTATTCAAGATTTATATGAAATACCTTTAGAATCAATTCCATTCCCTATTATTATTAAGCCTGTTATCGGCTACTCGAGTGTTGGGGTTTATAGAATAGATTGTATTGAAGATTGGCATCACACCGTAGAAAAATTGAAAGTCGATATAAACGATTCAGCATCCGCGTATCCTAATGATGTGATTGATAGCCAAACTGTCATATTAGAAGAGCTAATTCAAGGAGACGAGTATGCAATTGATGCTTATTTTACTAAAGAGGGAAAACCTGTCATCTTAAATTTATTTAAGCGCATGTTTGCTAACGATAAAGACATGAGTGATCGTATATATTACACAAGCAAAAGTGTATTAAGTGAAACACTTGCTCCAATTTCGGACTTTTTGGAAAAATTAGGGGATATTGATGCGCTGGCTTCCTTCCCGCTACATTTTGAAGTTCGAATAACTAAAGAAGGACAAGTTGTGCCAATTGAAGTAAATCCATTCCGCTTTGCTGGTATAGGTACGACAGAACTGGGCGTACATGCTTATGGTGTAGACGTTTATGATTATTATTTCAATCAGCTAAAACCAAATTGGGAAGAAAAAATAGAGGCTATGGATAATGCGATTTATAGTTTTCTTTGTGCAGAATTTGACCCGTCGATTTCGCTTGAATTAATTCGAGCGGTAGACCATGAAAGTTTTAAGCAACAATTTAATGAAATACTAGACTATAGGTATATGGATTACAAAGAGTACCCTATTTTTTCTGTTGTATTTTTCAAACATCACACATTTGACGAAAATAAGCGATTGCTTACACTTGAATTGAGCAATTTTATATCGCTCTATGAACCGCAACTCGTATAAATCTTAGGAGGAATTAGTTTGTTTAAACAAAAAGGATCTATTAGAACTAAAATAATGCTTGGAACGATTATTCCAATTGCAGTATTATCTTTATTATTTAGTTTAGGTTTTTATTTTCAATCTATGTCAATTGTCAATCAGAATGTCATTCCCCAGTTTGAGAGAGTACTCAACACGAATTTACTAGACTTGAAAAAAGATATCGATGCCGAGATGCTTAATAAAGCAAAGACAAATAAACAGGACTATGAAAGATTACTCGCTATAATCAATGAATCGCGTGAGATAGGCGATTTAGAAAGTGTTTATATCATGAGTAAAGTTGATGGTGAGGATATGATCCTTGCGCTGTCCGATACGGCAGATTATCTTACGCCTTATCCGTTTAAATCCGAACAAAACGATGCGCTAAACATGGAACAGCCATTGTTCAGTGAGATTTATGAGGATGAGTACGGTGTACATAAATCAATCTATTTACATATTGAAGGGACAGATTCTATTATAGGAATCGATCAGGATGCGAAATTTATCCCTGATTTAACCCGGAAAATACTTATCATCAGTATTGCACTTACGCTAGGGGCATTGGTGGTAGGGGCTGGAATATCTTATATTTTATCAACAAGAATTACGAAACCACTTCAACAATTAGTGAAGTATACAGAAGTTGTAGCCCAAGGTGATTTAACAAAAGAAGTTAGTGTGAATAGTCAAGATGAAATTGGTCATCTTGCCCACAGTTTCCGAAACATGCAACAAGAATTGAGAAATACGATTGAACATGTCAATGTAGCGACGGACAACGTTATCACTTCCTCGGATGACTTGACCTATAGCGCAGAGCAAATGACAGAAGTAGTCAATCATACGACTGTTACGACCCAAGAAGTATCTTCGACGAGCGATACGTTAGCAAGTAGTGCATCACAAAACTTGGTGGCACTTGAACAAATCACAATTGGTCTGCAAGAAATAGCAGATTCTTCTATGAAAGTAACGGAAGAATCGATGGATGCATCCCAAGAAGCTAAGCAAGGTAATCATCTTATTTTAGACTCGATTCAAGGGATTGATACGATAACGAGCTCAGTTAAAGTTTCTATGGATATCACACAGTTGATGAATACGAGATCCAATGAAGTTGGTCAAATTATAGAAATTATTACGGCTATTTCTGATCAAATAAACTTACTTGCACTGAATGCCGCTATAGAAGCAGCACGTGCAGGCGATGCTGGAAAAGGATTCAGTGTAGTCGCAGATGAAGTGAGGAAACTTGCTGAGCAATCCGCATCTTCAGCAAACCAAATTAGTACGCTCGTGAAAGAAATTCAAAATGACTCTCAAAATTCTGTGAAGGCCATGACGAAGGTATTCGAAGATGTGGAACGTGAAACTGGAATCGTACGCGAAACAGGTAAATCGTTTACTAGCATTTTGAATCGTATTACTCAAATTACAGAAAAAAATCAATCAGTATCTGCAACAATACAAGAAATCTCTGCGGGTTCTGAGGAAATACTAGCATCTACAATCGAAACAGTTCAATCATTAGAAGAGACATCTTCCCATACGCAAAACATTGCTGCATCTATGGAAGAGCAATTGGCTTCTATGGAAGAAATGGTTGGAACGACAACGACCCTTAATGAAATGGCAATAAACTTAAAAGATCATGTAAAGAAATTTAAAATTTAAAACTCCAAAAAGATTAAGGACAGTCTTTATTTGCGGAGGAGATAATAATAGAGGGTCTTTTGCGATTAAGGGCTGGAAATTCACATTTATAAACTAAATTAGTTGTTCCCATTTCTAATTTCATGTAGTATAATATGTGAATTGCATTTTTTGAAATGAGGATAACTAATGAAGAATTCGATATATGGACTCACAATTGAACAACTTACAGAATGGTTAGTGGATCAAGGGCAGAAAAAATTCCGTGCTGCACAAATTTGGGACTGGTTATATAAAAAGCGTGTAACAAACTTTGCAGACATGAAAAATATTAATCAAGAATGTATCGACTTGCTGGATGCGAACTATGTCCTCCGAACGCTAGAACAGACTGTGAAACAGGAATCAGAAGATGGCACAATCAAATTCCTATTTAAAATGCAAGATGGTAACTTGATTGAAACTGTTTTAATGAAATTTCCTTACGGCCAATCGGTTTGTGTAACGACACAAGTCGGCTGTAATATCGGTTGCAGTTTTTGTGCGAGTGGATTATTGAAAAAAAGCCGTGATTTAACAGCAGGAGAAATTGTGGAACAAATCATGGAAGTACAGCATCACCTTGACGCGAAAGCTGAAGATGAGCGCGTAAGTCATATTGTTGTTATGGGAATTGGCGAACCATTTGACAACTATTCGCATTTGATGAATTTCCTTCGTGTCGTCAATGATCAAAAAGGACTTTCCATCGGTGCTCGTCACATTACCGTTTCAACAAGTGGTAATCCGCAACGAATTAAGGATTTTGCAGAAGAAAATATCCAAATTAACCTAGCAGTATCTCTGCATGCACCTAATAATGAGTTGCGTACACGCGTTATGAAAATTAACAAAGCGTTCCCGCTTGAGAAATTGATGGATTCAATCGATTATTATTTGGAAACGACAAACCGCAGAATCACGTTTGAATATATTATGTTGCATGATGTAAATGATCATGTTCTGGAAGCACAGCAGCTTGCAAAACTACTCGAAAACAAACGTCACCTATCATATGTTAACTTGATTCCCTACAATCCGGTTGACGAACATGACCAGTATCGCCGTAGTACACCAGAAGACATTAAAGCATTTTATGAAACACTCAAAAGAAAAGGCATCAATTGCGGCGTCCGTCTTGAACATGGTACAGACATCGACGCAGCATGCGGTCAGTTACGAAGTAAGCAGATTAAGAAAGATAAAGCCGTCTAATCCATTTAAAAAGAGTGTGCAATTCCTAGGGGAACTAGGAGTTGCACACTCTTTTTATCATCTAGACTTCGGTGCTCTTGTTCTTAGCTCTTTTTCTTCATTAAAATCACGATGAACTGGACAATAAATGCCAGTCCCAATCCAAAGGAAGAAATGATGAACAAGGACAAGATTCCGAGTACATCACCTATCCCATTCGGATTCATTAACAAGCTGCGGAAAAACTCTGCAAAACCGAGAGCCACACCAATCAAGAAAATCCTGAAAGCAATTTTCAAATTGTAAAACAGCAGTAAAAATGAAAAAACACCGATGATTAGCCCGAAAAGACCAAATGTTAAGTAGTTTGTAAAGACAAGCGTTTGACCCAA from the Sporosarcina psychrophila genome contains:
- the hisZ gene encoding ATP phosphoribosyltransferase regulatory subunit translates to MVRNEVYPERMLSDSEKFERIIKTINKRFTTYGYKRIKTSAFEQYDLYSKVKSSINQNEMIKVIDHTGQVLVLRPDVTIPITRELVQNFPDLSSELRYFYVQEVFRQPFDKNDSIERTQAGIEYFCDSSPEADAEVIALACHLMKDLGFNDIKIELGHAGFFNELVQNLPLTSLQIDQLKSLIQAKNVVEIGPFLQNLNIDDDVREVIERIPFLYGNPVDVSERTTGIALTEKMQDTLDYLMDVYSILKMYGLEQYIVMDLGLINHMGYYSGVIFQGYVERFGKPVLMGGRYDELGNEFGARLPAIGFACEIESLVKATDSREVTSRFPIDVKITYADSQLEQAIAISNELRERNYSVLSFSEHKEQADPRQSVYSIRLEKENNSFLYKDKVTPFPDLKALLELLVGGLN
- the hisG gene encoding ATP phosphoribosyltransferase; amino-acid sequence: MTHLTIAMAKGRTADKALAFFEKAGIRFSEYHDKSRKLVIYDDENKVKLIFVKAVDVPTYVEKGAADIGIVGKDTIMEDPVDVYELLDLGIGKCQLVVAGFPDKQFPSSTLLTVASKYPAVTKAYFDSKGIRIETIKLNGSIELAPLIGMADVIVDIVESGKTLKENGLVVLEEIADVSARLIVNKASYATRTSQIQQVISDLKAALE
- the hisD gene encoding histidinol dehydrogenase — translated: MRIVTLEQYTEEKEQQTAVQTTNFEFDRTVLGIIETVREDGDQALRNLTEQFDGVWLDNLIVTPEEFAEAQTLITGQFLSALRKAKQNITTFHEVQKEQSWFINQEQGIVLGQKVTPLDSVGIYVPGGKAAYPSTVLMNAIPAKIAGVGRIAMVTPPQADGKVNPHVLVAAQEAGVDIVYKIGGAQAIAALAYGTETVKKVVKITGPGNAFVARAKKWVFGDVAIDMIAGPSEICVVADNSAVPEFVAADLLSQAEHDERATAVCVTTSQSFAEALQKEVIKQTEQADRKGIIEVSIADNGRIILVESLEEAYDFVNKLAPEHLQLMVENPMEQLPFIHNAGAIFLGNYSPEALGDYMAGPNHTLPTSGTSAFSSPLGVYDFMKKSSIIQYTEQALQEVAEDIITIANAEGLTAHANSIQVRKADLNAE
- the hisB gene encoding imidazoleglycerol-phosphate dehydratase HisB gives rise to the protein MRSKSISRQTAETKINLDFAIDGSGTTTIKTGVGFLDHMLTLFTNHGRFDLTVDCDGDIEVDQHHSVEDIGIVLGQAFYESIGSKEGIERYATVSTPMDEALSTVSIDISGRPFFVYNVEGLKDKVGEFDTELVEEFFQAFTSHAKVTLHINLQYGKNSHHIIESIFKGFGRALRVASAINPDVKGVPSTKGML
- the hisA gene encoding 1-(5-phosphoribosyl)-5-[(5-phosphoribosylamino)methylideneamino]imidazole-4-carboxamide isomerase produces the protein MILFPAIDIRDGKCVRLIQGDYDQEIIYNDSPTAMALEWEKQGADYIHVVDLDGAKTGNSLNREAIQAIAKNVSIPVQVGGGIRTMEIIDAHIASGVSRVIIGTAAIQDKPFLKQAVEKYGDKIAVSIDARKGFVATDGWTETSDVLAVDLLIELEVIGVKTVIYTDILKDGMMQGPNFNELEMMDNASSIDIVASGGVSTEEDIIQLRKLDLYGAIIGKALYEGKISLEKILGGQRG
- the hisF gene encoding imidazole glycerol phosphate synthase subunit HisF, which produces MTSNRIIPCLDFDNGKVVKGKKFLEVKEVADPLTLAKKYVADGADELVFYDIAASTNNRAMFLDLIAEIAKEVPVPFIVGGGIRTVEDIQKVFDAGGDKVSINSAALSNPSLIEEASKRFGSERIILSMDVNEVGPSKWSVFSNGGMKDTGMDAIEWAIQGEKLGAGELVVNSIGEDGVKDGYNLELTRAIAEAVNIPVIASGGAGKPEHFHTVLTEGKADAALAASVFHFEDINIGELKTYLAEKNTPVGND
- the hisIE gene encoding bifunctional phosphoribosyl-AMP cyclohydrolase/phosphoribosyl-ATP diphosphatase HisIE, whose protein sequence is MTIEIDTLSFDENGLIPAIVQDDRTGNVLMLAYMNKESLQKTIDTKETWFFSRSRKELWNKGATSGNRQIVKNLSLDCDGDSILVQVTPLGPACHTGEVTCFHKQVFDEVVQTRSIVHEITDEIKNRRANPVEGSYTTYLFREGLDKILKKVGEETTEVVIGAKNRDKAEVTSELADLTYHTLVLMEELGVSVEDVKNELRKRRPKSEVLRDE
- the hisC gene encoding histidinol-phosphate transaminase; this encodes MSKFWSSMVKRTEPYVPGEQIEQKDIVKLNTNENPYPPSPKVIAAIQQEMGRNLQLYPSPTATELRETIGLQYGLTAEEVFVGNGSDEVLAFSFMAFFEPGKPIRFPDVTYSFYPVYAKLFDIPYEEVPLNKDFTLPVDNYFQSEGGVILPNPNAPTSIYAELEHIDEIVKNNPDQVVIIDEAYIDFASKSATELIRKYDNVLVVQTTSKSRSLAGLRVGFAMGAPSLIAALIRIKDSFNSYTLDRLALVGAKAAFEDEDYFEKTTQKIIATREKMNETLQQLNFNVLPSQANFVFTSHQTVPAEFLYNELKKEGVLVRYFNKPGIDNYLRITVGTDKQVERLVEKLTDILNL